One window of Branchiostoma lanceolatum isolate klBraLanc5 chromosome 8, klBraLanc5.hap2, whole genome shotgun sequence genomic DNA carries:
- the LOC136439853 gene encoding (E3-independent) E2 ubiquitin-conjugating enzyme UBE2O-like: MAAQESDDRYRPKLFYEDVVSRKKVGLIQYGVVVASFLESDDEDDEDFEPQVKLKRGHVRVTWYPDGQREVVPEAKLHLVDRSLMPRDFVRRHTAGQDSQGGTVLNTDITVDLQIIGTNKVIPGVNSKKLKPLQRILPYEYVVYGVWLGRVRDVNAHLILRLSNGARCSMWVGDAAQLEDIRVQSDAFWEEEHAFYPGQTLMGPAKAFKDVEWISGRQPILSSKAKFKVTVEDLMLKEVNVEWQTRGFSPPKKQPSELDEDLKPPEAAIQGDNINNLRKPEHFMYTHITFGDRAVYRLTEEDLGKVQILAPPSMTKEPTQPDESVDDVAKEKTKGAAAAYELAKLLSEEAAKAIDFAEKKTREASQANDRIQKITNEAFELIQQAKEKANDVPAMQDSISKLAEEFSGNKTFTEEALQQFLMTKSTLENVYSTMEEAQRKSAEIEEAMEITKVKSKEAAAANEAAKIKSREASEASKVVKQMSQEARKAVEKMEGEIRASKRKIEKSKEKTEGAETSQRVQGRRERRQNEKKHDNDTQEAGSRKSGTDNEDESSSVQLGAAVVNASLNRDDLSDNLKTEFSEQEAKDKKNVGVVLESEILKNDKNERDLALEGASGGPMNDSAMEHPEMFSQACEALGGAVSQFCFGLNGIMADISGTLELVNKVEKDLSPQAPDNSISESNRLKSDAIHANGFSESQATTVKLLNGEIDSDRQLLTDGASGGSGSVMSAETIPSSGKVAEDSSKPTVLEDKDFIVDDEEDVLTDDDNADSECSSSTASSRSSKSGRSKRVGLTLGVKTLKKAHRRVKKRKKRGAHQEWVEGDVVPVEVVNVSTQVDVMWQDSTIEHGIPANELAPIQHCDEHEFCPGDFIVDKRVTPKKDMYGFVRTVDHKARTCQIQWQEAAPGHPQGFLTHEEEEVSAYDLGDHPDYTYRIGDLVVRIADSTQAACRTPTSEKPCIGQVLRTNGDGSLAVVWIDNSVSSVPPQDLYRVDSEDEGGWSGDDSEWESVDSDEDWETDSDPASGDEVDGKPKSAEKPKEKKKDKKESTSSSATKPSQEQKGASMTKEVTSPEREVMSPGEEVMSPGEEVMSPCSQVQEAKWVSAKGEGFSVSETCPACHQFKDQDFGPANMKSFFSNIKKELTVLSTSLPEGILVKTFEDRMDLFSAAIKGPHNTPYEDGLFLFDLKLPDAYPLIPPLLHYLAYHSGRLNPNLYEDGKVCVSLLGTWQGKGTEKWTKDSNLLQVLVSIQGLILVSEPYYNEAGFEKDKGSQEGLENSRCYNEMVLLKMLQTMSKMALNPPDIFKEEIIEHCRQHGHRMIQRLESWLELAESDSPNGAETKANSRGTATSITSVTTTAEHQPATAASNQPLARQSLTSVTPSGNNQPKTTMLPKTDQSVVGENQSLTNRDQPTTSSEQPAVTSISQQPACAASSKNHASTSTNQSDLAEAGSSQLGINFNNSKETQRDSSQSSVDASKVPPTTVSMSEIVDGSSSSQEGGVVLPHNPAGFPLFPLSKGFRMSLRSHLTAYRSVLHKLGIQES; the protein is encoded by the exons atggcggcgcagGAGTCGGACGATCGCTACCGGCCCAAGCTTTTCTACGAAGACGTCGTTTCTCGGAAGAAAGTCGGCCTCATTCAGTACGGGGTGGTCGTGGCAAGCTTTCTGGAGAGCGATGACGAAGATGACGAGGATTTTGAGCCCCAGGTTAAGCTGAAGCGGGGTCATGTCCGAGTGACATGGTACCCTGACGGACAGAGAGAGGTTGTGCCGGAAGCAAAG CTCCACCTGGTGGACCGCTCTCTGATGCCACGGGACTTCGTCCGACGACACACTGCGGGACAGGACAGCCAGGGGGGCACCGTGCTCAACACCGACATCACCGTGGACCTCCAGATCATAGGAACAAACAAGGTCATTCCTGGGGTCAACAGCAAGAAGCTTAAACCTCTACAG AGAATCCTGCCCTATGAGTATGTGGTGTATGGTGTGTGGCTGGGCCGGGTGCGGGATGTCAACGCGCACCTGATTCTGCGGCTGTCCAACGGTGCCAGGTGCTCTATGTGGGTCGGAGATGCTGCGCAGCTGGAGGACATCAGAGTTCAGAGCGAC GCTTTCTGGGAGGAGGAGCATGCCTTCTACCCTGGGCAGACACTGATGGGACCAGCCAAGGCTTTCAAGGACGTGGAGTGGATATCGGGACGGCAGCCCATCCTCAGCAGCAAGGCCAAGTTCAAAGTCACTGTAGAAGAT CTGATGTTAAAGGAGGTGAATGTTGAGTGGCAGACGAGAGGATTCTCCCCACCAAAGAAACAGCCGAGTGAGCTGGACGAAGACCTGAAGCCACCAGAGGCTGCCATTCAGGGAGACAACATTAACAA CCTTAGGAAGCCCGAGCACttcatgtacacacacatcACCTTTGGAGACCGGGCAGTGTACAGACTAACGGAAGAGGACCTGGGTAAAGTACAG ATCTTAGCCCCTCCCTCCATGACCAAGGAACCTACCCAGCCTGATGAATCTGTGGACGACGTTGCAAAAGAAAAGACCAAAGGAGCAGCAGCAGCATATGAGCTTGCAAAGCTTCTGTCAGAGGAGGCTGCTAAAGCCATAGACTttgctgaaaagaaaacaagagagGCTTCCCAGGCAAATGACAGGATTCAGAAGATCACCAACGAGGCATTTGAACTGATACAACAGGCAAAGGAAAAAGCAAACGATGTTCCAGCCATGCAGGACAGCATTTCTAAGCTGGCAGAAGAATTCTCAGGCAACAAGACGTTCACAGAAGAAGCTTTGCAACAATTTCTCATGACAAAGTCTACCCTAGAGAATGTATACAGTACCATGGAGGAAGCGCAGAGGAAGTCTGCAGAAATTGAAGAAGCCATGGAAATCACAAAGGTGAAATCCAAGGAGGCTGCAGCAGCAAACGAGGCGGCAAAGATTAAGTCCAGGGAGGCCTCAGAGGCAAGCAAGGTTGTGAAGCAAATGTCTCAGGAAGCCAGGAAGGCTGTGGAAAAAATGGAAGGAGAGATTCGAGCATCCAAGAGGAAAATTGAAAAGTCAAAAGAGAAGACGGAAGGTGCAGAGACCTCACAGAGAGTTCAGGGTAGAAGAGAGAGAAGACAAAAtgagaagaaacatgacaatgACACTCAGGAAGCAGGGTCCAGGAAATCTGGGACTGACAATGAAGATGAATCGTCGTCTGTGCAGTTAGGGGCTGCTGTTGTAAATGCTTCTCTTAACAGAGATGATCTTTCAGACAATCTTAAGACTGAATTTTCAGAGCAAGAagcaaaagacaagaaaaatgtaGGGGTTGTGTTAGAAtcagaaattttgaaaaatgataaaaacgaAAGAGACCTAGCCTTAGAAGGGGCATCAGGAGGACCAATGAATGATTCTGCTATGGAGCACCCAGAAATGTTCTCCCAGGCATGCGAAGCTCTTGGTGGGGCAGTCAGCCAGTTCTGCTTTGGACTTAATGGTATCATGGCAGACATTTCTGGGACTCTGGAGCTTGTGAACAAGGTAGAAAAAGACCTCTCTCCACAGGCTCCGGACAATTCCATATCTGAATCTAACAGACTCAAATCAGATGCCATCCATGCCAATGGATTCTCTGAATCTCAGGCTACAACTGTGAAGTTATTGAATGGTGAGATAGATTCTGACAGACAGTTGCTTACGGATGGGGCATCTGGTGGGTCAGGCTCCGTGATGTCAGCTGAAACCATTCCATCCTCCGGCAAAGTAGCAGAGGACTCTAGTAAACCTACTGTGTTAGAAGACAAGGATTTCATTGTCGATGATGAGGAAGATGTTCTAACAGATGATGATAACGCAGACTCAGAATGCTCCTCATCAACTGCATCCTCACGATCCAGTAAGAGTGGGCGGAGTAAGAGGGTGGGACTAACCCTTGGGGTTAAGACATTGAAGAAGGCTCACAGGAGagtgaagaagaggaagaagagaggCGCACATCAGGAATGGGTGGAAGGAGATGTGGTACCTGTAGAGGTGGTGAACGTCTCCACACAGGTGGACGTCATGTGGCAG GACAGCACCATAGAGCATGGAATCCCAGCCAATGAACTTGCTCCTATCCAACACTGCGATGAGCATGAGTTCTGTCCTGGAGACTTCATCGTTGACAAAAGAG tCACACCCAAGAAGGACATGTATGGGTTTGTGCGGACTGTTGACCACAAGGCCAGGACATGCCAGATACAGTGGCAGGAGGCAGCTCCGGGACATCCCCAGGG TTTCCTGACCCATGAAGAGGAAGAGGTGAGTGCGTATGACCTGGGGGACCATCCTGACTACACCTACAGGATTGGGGACCTGGTAGTCCGGATCGCAGACTCAACACAGGCCGCCTGTAGGACACCCACATCAGAGAAGCCCTGTATCGGACAGGTCCTGAGGACCAATGGCGACGGGAGCCTGGCTGTGGTGTGGATCGACAACTCTGTGTCCAGTGTCCCTCCACAGGACTTGTACAGGGTCGACTCAGAG GATGAAGGAGGCTGGAGCGGGGATGACAGTGAATGGGAGTCTGTGGACTCTGATGAGGACTGGGAAACAGACAGTGATCCTGCCAG TGGAGACGAGGTCGATGGAAAGCCGAAGTCTGCAGAAAAGCcaaaagagaagaagaaagacaagaaagaaTCAACATCATCTTCAGCAACCAAGCCCAGCCAGGAGCAGAAAGGTGCCTCAATGACCAAGGAAGTGACCTCACCAGAACGGGAAGTGATGTCACCAGGAGAGGAAGTGATGTCACCAGGAGAGGAAGTGATGTCACCATGTAGCCAAGTTCAAGAGGCCAAGTGGGTCAGTGCCAAAGGGGAAG GATTTTCTGTGTCGGAAACGTGTCCAGCCTGTCACCAGTTCAAAGATCAGGACTTTGGACCAGCCAATATGAAGAGCTTCTTTTCCAACATCAAGAAAGAG TTGACTGTACTGAGTACATCCTTACCTGAGGGTATCCTGGTGAAAACATTTGAGGACAGAATG GATTTGTTCTCAGCAGCTATCAAGGGTCCCCACAACACCCCGTATGAGGATGGACTGTTCCTGTTTGACCTGAAGCTGCCTGATGCGTACCCCCTAATCCCACCCCTGCTGCACTACCTGGCCTATCACAGCGGCCGACTCAACCCCAACCTGTACGAGGACGGGAAAGTCTGTGTCAGCCTGCTGGGAACCTGGCAGGGGAAG GGTACTGAGAAATGGACCAAAGATTCCAACCTTCTGCAGGTCTTAGTGTCTATACAAG GGTTGATCCTGGTGAGTGAGCCGTACTACAATGAGGCAGGGTTTGAGAAGGACAAGGGTTCCCAGGAGGGGCTGGAGAACAGCAGGTGTTACAATGAGATGGTTCTGCTGAAGATGCTACAGACCATGAGTAAGATGGCTCTCAACCCACCAGACATCTTCAAGGAGGAGATCATAGAACACTGCAGACAGCATGGACACAG GATGATCCAGAGACTAGAGAGCTGGCTGGAGTTGGCAGAAAGTGACAGCCCCAATGGAGCAGAGACCAAAGCCAACAGTCGTGGTACAGCCACTTCAATCACCAGTGTAACAACCACTGCTGAACACCAACCAGCTACTGCTGCTTCCAACCAGCCTCTTGCCAGACAATCGTTAACCAGTGTTACACCAAGTGGAAATAACCAACCCAAAACTACAATGTTGCCAAAGACTGACCAGTCAGTGGTGGGGGAAAACCAGTCGCTGACTAACAGAGACCAACCAACAACCAGTTCAGAACAGCCAGCTGTAACCAGTATTAGCCAACAACCAGCTTGTGCCGCATCCAGTAAAAATCATGCATCAACCAGTACAAACCAGTCAGATCTGGCTGAAGCTGGTAGCAGCCAGTTAGGAATCAACTTCAACAATTcaaaagaaactcagagagacTCAAGCCAATCTTCTGTTGATGCTAGCAAAGTCCCACCTACAACAGTGTCTATGTCTGAAATAGTTGATGGTAGTAGTTCTTCTCAAGAAGGCGGAGTAGTATTGCCACACAACCCTGCAGGCTTCCCACTGTTTCCCCTGTCCAAGGGCTTCCGTATGAGTCTCAGGTCCCACCTGACTGCCTATAGGTCTGTTTTACACAAGCTGGGCATCCAGGAGAGTTAG